The Armatimonadota bacterium genome includes the window CGACATCATCGTAGGCGACTCCTCGATGTACGCCGACTACATCTTCCCGGACCTGACCTATCTGGAGCGTTGGGAGTTCCACGGCAGCCACCCCTCGTTCACGAACAAGCAGCAGCCGGTGCGCCAGCCCGCCATCGCACCCATCCCAGAGACCGTTACGGTATTCGGAGAGAAGATGCCGATCTCGATGGAGTCCATGCTGATGGCCTTCAGCGAAGGGCTGGGGCTGGCCGGGTTTGGAAAAGAAGGCATGGGCACGGGCATGGACCTGGCCAAGCCGGAGGACTTCTACCTGAGGATGGTCGCCAACGTTGCGGCAGGCGACAAGGCAGGGGAGGCGGTGCCGGATGCGGACGACCGCGAGATGGAGCTGTTCCTTGCTTCCAGGCGGCACCTTCCAAAGTCGGTGTTCGATCCCGACCGGTGGAAGGCTGCGGTTGGCGACGCTTGGTGGCGTAAGGTCGTCTTCGTCCTGAACCGGGGAGGCCGCTACGAGGACTACGACAAGGGCTACGACGGCGCTCAGGTCAAGCACAAGTACGCCAAGCTCCTGAACATGTATTCGGAGAAGGCCGCCGGCGTCAAGAACGCCATGAGCGGCAAAGCGTTTAGCGGGGTACCGCGGTTCATTGCGCCCTACCTAGACATTGCAGGCAGCCCAGTACAGGACGACAAGTACGACCTCAAGCTGACCACGCACCGCGACATCACCATGACGAAGTCACGCACGATCGCCGACTACTGGCTCACCGCGGTGAAGCCGACCAACGTCCTGCTGATCAATAAGGCTGATGCGACGCAACGCGGCTTCAAGGACGGAGACTTGGTGAAGGTGATCTCGGCCTCGAACCCATCTGGCGTCTGGGATCTCGGCCACGGGAATAGGCGGCCCCTCAAAATCAAGGTGAAGACGGTTCAGGGCATGAGGCCCGGAACCGTCTCGTTTGCGCTCGGTTACGGCCACTGGGCCTATGGCGCATCGGACGTGACGGTTGACGGCAAGGTGATCAAGGGTGAGGAGAGGCGTGCCGCAGGCACGCACCTCAACGCCGCCATGCGCGTGGACCCGGTGCTCAAGAACACCTCGCTCGCCGATCCGGTCGGTGCAAGCGTGGCTTTTTACGACACCAACATCAAACTGATCAAAGCAACCTAACGACTCGACGGAACGAGGAAACGACCCAATGACACGTAAACACAAACCCTCATCAGCACTTCGACTGGCTGTGATCGCTTTCTCGATCACAGCAGCAGTTGCGACGTACAGCCAAGCCGCCGCCCAAGGCGGCAAAGATCCCGGGCAGATCTCCGGATACGCGTTTGGTGACATCTACAGCGCAAACAAACACCACAACAGCGCCATCCAGGGAATGAACGGCTTTTGGTTCAGGCGGATCTACTTGACATACGACAAGAAGATGGACGCAGGTTTCGCCGCCCGATTTCGTCTCGAGGCGAACAGCCCTGGCGATTTCACGAGCTCTACGACGATGCAGCCCTTCATCAAGGACATGTACTTGCAGCGATCGCAGGGCGATCAGAAGTTCTACTTGGGCTTGATTCCGACGCCGACGTGGGACAACATTGACAGCACGCTCGCTTATCGGCACATCGAGAAGTCCCCGCTCGACCTATTCAAGATGGGCGAAGCTCGCGACCAGGGAATCTCCGTTAAGGGGCCGCTCGACAAGGAAAAGAAAACAACCTACTGGCTAATGGTAGGCAACGGCAGCGGCACCAAGGGCAAGACCGAAAAGGGCAACGCCATCTACTTCCAACTCGCGCACAAGCTCACCAAGGACCTGACCATCGAGGGTTACGTTGATCGCTGGGACAAAACGGGCCACACGGACTGGCGCACTGCGTATCTCAACTTGATGTACGTGACGCCGCAGTCCAAGGCTGGGCTCCTGTTTGCAGATCAGCGCAGGCAAAACGCGACGGGTCCAGATACCAAACTGCAGGTCACGTCGCTCTACGTGGATACCAAGGTTTCGGATAACGCCCGCCCGTTCTTCCGCGTGGATTTCGTCAACAATCCCGTCCCAGGCGCGGACAAGATCTCCTACTTGGCGCTCTCCAAGGACGCGAAGCCGACGTTCTACATGGCGGGATTGGAGTACAAGCTCTCCGAGGACGTCAAGATCATTCCGAACATCGAATACGTGACCTATCGCGATTCGACCACTTCGAGCACGCCGAAGAACAACGTATTCTTCCGGGTGACGTTCTTCTTCGCATTCAAGTAGGAAGTCGGTGGATGCCAGGCGACGCGCCCGGCATCCAACCCTCTTTCAACGGACTCGGAGTTGGCCATGACGAAGTTCCCCAAACACTTTTCAAAATTCCTCGAGGACTACCCCGACCTCGGGCAAGCCTACATGTCCATTAGCGACGCGGTTTCGGCAGCGGGCCCGTTGGATCGCAAGACGAGCTGCTTGGTCAAACTTGGAATGGCGGTCGGATCGGCTCAAGAAGGCGCCACCCACTCGCAAGTGCGGAAGGCACTTGAGGCCGGGGCGACGCCCGACGAGTTGCGCCATGCCGTGCTCTTGGCTGTAACGACACTTGGCTTTCCGAGCATGATGCGCGGCCTGGCCTGGGTCGAAGACGTTCTGGCGAAGTAAGCCCGGACCCGTCCGGCGGGTGTCCATCCTCCTTCTGAGCCTGATCTTGGGTGTTAGTTGACTTGTGTAGCTGGAGGACTTCTCCTCCGGCCTCTCCCTCGCGGCCTGGCAACTGCCGGGAACTGCTGAGATTCTTCCCCTACCGCTCCAACAGCGTCCACTTTTCCCTTTTCGCCCGGTCCCATTCGGCGACGAAGGACCACCAGTTGCGCAGCTTCTTGCCCTTATAGGTCAGGCCGTGGTTCAGGCCGGGGATCGCTTGCATCCAGTAGATGCGCCACTTGATCGGCTCGCGGCCCCAGCGGTCGGCGCTCATCATCTGGGTCTTGCCGCCGCCGTCGGGCTTCCAGTCCTCGATGTCGGTCTCGACGGTGCGCGGGTTGGTCCAATCGTAGTCGCTCTCGCTGTTGGGCGCGTAGTGGGTCCATCCGCAGTGGGCGGGCTTGGTGACGATCTTGTGCGAGATGTCGCTGCCGACGAAGTTGCCCCAGAAGAGCAGCTCGGGCCACTTCTCGGGCGGGGCGGTGTCTCGGCCGTCGATGTGGTTGATCAGGTGCTCGAGCTGGTGCATGTGGTTTTCGAGCATCTCGCCCAGCTCGCGGCCGTAGTTGAAGTGGAAGACGGTGTAGGTCTTGCTGAAGACGGGCAGGTCGGTCTCGTCGCGGTCCGAGTTGCTGACGTCGCCGGTGGGGCTGGACATGTTGGATTCCCAGAGCCCGTTCTTGCCGTGGTAGCCCCACATCCAGATTTGCTTTACGCCCTTCTTTTCGACCCAGGTTTTGGCGTCAATGCGCTTCATAACGGCGTTGTAGTCGAGCAGGGGCTCATCTTCGCTCCTCTCTGGATTCCTGAGAAACGACCCCGCAGGGGTCAAAGAAAGTAGCCCGGGGTTGAGCGAAGCGACACCCCGGGTCCGCGAGCGCCCCAAGTCCTGCACCCCGGAGGGGTGCCAGAGATCTGCTGCTGCGCCTATCTGCCCCTTCTTGGCGCGGATGGGAATGCCCTCTTTGATGACCATCTCCCCGACGACCTCGTACTTCAGGGCGGGCTTGCTCGGGAGCTTGTAGCCCCGGAAGCGCGAGCCCTCCTCCAGCGCGGCGCAGGCTTCTTTGGTCAGGCGGTCGGTCTTGGCCTTCAGGCCGGCGTAGCCTCCGCCCGCGCGGACCGAGGCGTTGTAGGCCTCCTCGGTGGCGACGGTCTTATCAATCTGGTCGCCGACGACGGGGTAGTAGCCCACAACGAAGATCTTGATGGTCTGGGTCTGCTGAAGGGCCAGGGCCAATATCGCGGCGGTGAGAGAAAGTACCATAGCAATCGAAATCTCTATTGGTATCGAAGCAACTGGAGCATGATGTGCTTGTACTGGCGCACATTTGGCCGCAACGGATCTGGCGGCTCAAGACCTTCATCGCGGACCCGAGAAACCGTCGCGCAAAGTACGTACTTTCCCGGTTGTTCCGGCCCCATCATGAACGAGAAACCGGTCTTAACTGCTCCATCGGGGGGGCTTTGGTGCAGGTTTGCCGGAAAGGACGCCTCACCGCTAGGACCCCACCTCTCCCAACCCAAAGGGATCATAACCCTGGGGTTTGCTTTCCGGTAGTCCAGATACAGGACAGCGAGCGAGTCCTTGGGGTCGTGCATCTCAACCGGCGGCGTGATGACCTCTGCTATGAGCATTCCCTTTGGGATCACTATGCGGAACCTGACCTTCTTGTCAACCGAGGCTATTTGCTTTTCGATCGTCGTGTCATCGCGCGCCCAAACAGGGTCAAAAGCCAGTTGGGGCTTGCGGGCCTCGCTGTTGGGGACGGGAGCCCTAGCCTGCCAACTCACCCCGATCACAAGGCCCACAACTAACGAAACGATCGCTACGATGACGGTCCGCATTGGCCTAAAACAAGGATAGCAGGTTCCCATGCCTCAGGAGCCTTTCGCCGGGGCACGGGCACTCAAGGGCGCTCTGCTCCTGAGGCTTTGTCCGGGCGCTCGGCTTAGCCTCAGGACCAAAGGCTCAGGATTGCCCGGGGGACTCGGCCCGAGGGTCCTGAGGCATTGCGAATCATGTAGGTTTGGGTGCAGGCACCGAAAATCACTGACCGCGCGAGGACCCACCCGAAGGGGGGCCGCCTGGCAACGAATCGTTCGGCTGAACGCGCTTGCTCTTTAGAATCGCGCCATCAGGACAAAGCACTCCAAGCGCCATCGCCGCAAGAATCCAATTGTATGAAGGAAGTCCTTGCCAGCTAAGCTCTCGACCCAACTCGGTGAGCCAACCAGACACTGGAAACCAACCGAGGAACATGGGCAGAAAGCAGAAGACGGCGGGCATCAGCGCCTTCCATCCGCTGAATGGTGGACGCATGATGAACGCCAGGACGACCATCATGCCAGCGGTAAGCGCCAAGACGTATGTCAGCAGGAATGAAAACACGACCGCGTTTGCTGAACCGATACCAGGTACGGCGAATGCGCCTGCCAGAACGCACACTCCAATTCCAATTGCGGCATAAGCGATGCGCACCATCGATCCAGTATACGACGAAAGATCGACGGGAAAATGGTACTAACCCCAGCAGACAGCCGTCGTACTGCGAGGGGGACTTGACTTGGAAGGAGGGCCACGCGTCGGTATTATTTGGCAGATTGCATCTGGACCACCGCATCGTGCGACCTGCTCCAATAATCAGCCTCTTTAGGCAGGTTGTGGGACTTCGCAAACGCCGCGAGGTCGGAAAAGTAACCGGGGAGATCCACATCTCGAGCGAACGCGACCTTCTGAACGCACTCCGGGCAGCACCACATAGGCGCGAGGTCCACCGCAAGCCTGCTCTTGGAGGCGTTCATCAAGCATTCGTACGCGATGCAGTGCTCGATCCCGAACATATGCCCCGTCTCATGCGCCGCCACCTTGAAGAGACGCCGGCGAAACTCCTCCGATCCGGGGTCACCGTAGCGGTGCAGCGACCACACGCCGATCCGCTCGCTTAGGCTCGCCAGGCCGAACACGAAGTTCCAATCCTCGCCAGGGAACAGGTCTGTCGCTGTGATCGCCAGGACGGCGAGCGCATCTTTGGGCCGCCTTGGCTCGAGCACCTCGTCCAGGACATACGTGGCGTTGAACTGCTCCACCCCGCCGTGATTGCGTCGAGCAGACATTGGGATCAGGTCGTCGGAGATCGGATCGAGCACCTTGGCCGGCGCGGAAAAGGTTACGGCGAGGAGCTCGGCAGTTTCGGCGACCAGCTGCCGGCTGCGCGCATCGAGCGCGCCGATGGGCTGGACGTAGAGGGTGGTGTAGTCGCTTTTCCTATAGGAGTCGCGGTACTTGGCGAAGGACTGGCCCGGCACTCCGCTGCTTGGGGCCACCTCGTCGCGGGAAGGGGACATCGCCAAATGAAGCGGCTCGAGGGCCTTCGTGATCGCGTTGGGCGCGGGGGCGCACATCATGGGCCGGACGACAAGAAAGAGCGCCACCAGCAAGCCTGAGCCAGCTACTGCCCTGATCCTTGATCTTCGTGTCTTAGAGCTCGTGGACCCCTTGATGGAGCCGCTCCTTCCCCCAAAAGGGATATGCATGAGTCCCGTTTTGCGAAACGAGCCTGCAAACCCGGTCGCGAAGAGCCCGCACCCCTACATATGCGGCGTCAGGAGCTCGATGATCTTCTGCTTGGGAGCGCCACCGATCATCTGCCCAACCTTTTGCCCGCCCTTGAACACCAGCAAAGTGGGGATGCTCATCACGTTGAACTTCATGGCCAAGTCGCCTTCGCGGTCCACGTCGACCTTGTAGACCTTGACCTTGCCGGCGTACTCCTGCGCGATCTGCTCGATCGAAGGAGCGATGGCTCGGCAAGGGCCACACCACTCTGCCCAAAAATCAACGAGCACGGGGACGTCGGACTGGAGGACTTTCTCCTCGAATTCAGAGGTTGCGAGAGCGAGATCTGCTGCCATAGTTGATGTGTCCTGGTTCAGGACGAGCCTGAGTCTGGTATACCTTACTACGCCCGAAGGGGGCGGGATGATTCAACGCACCGCGAGCTTGGCCGCAGGTCGGGCCTTGCTTGGCCGAAACGGCGCGCAGAGGCGTGACCTTTTGAGTCTCGTTCCCGTCCAAAGTA containing:
- the trxA gene encoding thioredoxin, producing the protein MAADLALATSEFEEKVLQSDVPVLVDFWAEWCGPCRAIAPSIEQIAQEYAGKVKVYKVDVDREGDLAMKFNVMSIPTLLVFKGGQKVGQMIGGAPKQKIIELLTPHM
- a CDS encoding carboxymuconolactone decarboxylase family protein, with protein sequence MTKFPKHFSKFLEDYPDLGQAYMSISDAVSAAGPLDRKTSCLVKLGMAVGSAQEGATHSQVRKALEAGATPDELRHAVLLAVTTLGFPSMMRGLAWVEDVLAK